Proteins from one Brevibacillus humidisoli genomic window:
- a CDS encoding FtsW/RodA/SpoVE family cell cycle protein, which yields MLEKAKPNPLVITTLTCLLLISLLAVYQATREQAGWIYLLKQSAWALLGGGMLLVIRQMEYRLLVQHADWIYRFGVLALASLFLFGKEINGARSWIDLGILSIQPSEIARITTLLMLAKLYEQLQGTIENVKQLGRVLMILIIPLLLILIQPDLGMALIYLTMFGCFLLLAKLPAGFHLVTGVTVLLLFGGLYLLHASSPSLFFEIIRPHQLERLTSFLHPEADPLGSGYQYLQARKVVGSGELFGIGLLQIDPGTGPHLPERHTDFIFAVIAQQWGFVGSSFLLLLYFLLFYRFVQWAIRTPDPFAAFFISGMVTMWSVQIFVNIGMNIGLSPITGITLPFISYGGSSLLSNLIGVGLILSMKEPSPLWWLE from the coding sequence ATGCTGGAAAAGGCGAAACCAAATCCGTTGGTCATCACTACATTGACATGCCTACTGCTGATCAGCCTGCTTGCCGTGTATCAAGCGACGCGTGAACAGGCCGGGTGGATCTACCTATTGAAACAGTCGGCATGGGCCTTGCTGGGTGGGGGGATGCTGCTGGTGATCCGCCAGATGGAATACCGGCTATTGGTTCAACATGCCGACTGGATTTACCGCTTTGGCGTGCTCGCTCTCGCCAGTCTGTTCTTGTTTGGCAAAGAAATAAACGGTGCACGAAGTTGGATTGATCTGGGCATTCTCAGTATCCAACCGTCGGAGATCGCTCGCATCACCACGCTGCTGATGCTGGCCAAGCTCTACGAACAATTGCAAGGAACGATTGAAAACGTGAAGCAGTTGGGTAGGGTCCTCATGATCTTGATAATTCCGCTATTGCTGATCCTGATCCAGCCCGATCTGGGGATGGCGCTGATCTATCTGACGATGTTCGGCTGTTTTTTGCTGTTGGCCAAGCTTCCAGCCGGTTTCCATCTGGTAACGGGAGTGACGGTGCTGTTGTTGTTTGGCGGGTTGTATCTGCTTCATGCATCCTCGCCATCGCTGTTTTTTGAGATTATCCGCCCCCATCAACTGGAGCGGCTTACTTCTTTTCTCCACCCGGAAGCTGACCCGTTGGGAAGTGGCTATCAGTATCTTCAGGCGCGCAAGGTAGTAGGCAGCGGAGAGCTCTTCGGCATTGGGCTCCTGCAGATAGATCCGGGCACAGGTCCTCATTTGCCTGAACGACACACTGACTTTATCTTTGCTGTCATAGCTCAGCAATGGGGGTTTGTCGGCAGCAGTTTTCTTCTGTTGCTCTATTTTTTGCTCTTTTATCGTTTCGTGCAGTGGGCGATCCGTACCCCGGACCCATTTGCTGCTTTTTTTATCAGCGGCATGGTGACGATGTGGTCTGTCCAGATTTTTGTCAATATCGGCATGAATATCGGGTTGTCGCCGATTACTGGCATTACCCTGCCTTTTATCAGTTACGGCGGCAGTTCGCTGCTCTCCAATCTGATTGGAGTCGGTTTGATCCTCAGCATGAAGGAACCATCCCCCCTCTGGTGGCTGGAGTGA
- a CDS encoding efflux RND transporter periplasmic adaptor subunit, giving the protein MTKLVLTVTLLTMTGCSADGAVGSEPAEEKAKIVAGLTVTKQTEAPPIIKTGIVEPVRDLYLSFGTGGKVVELHVEKGSEVNQGDLLAAIDSSAYQQAAAAAQAAIQEASARRHKTLQGADAEAIAQQRLSLEGAKQRLEQADKAFQQAETLYEAGAISESERDAARHSLTQAELTWRNEQLALDQLLQGAEQDEIVSADASLAQAASQAAQARQSLQDTRLIAPFAGTVVDVAKQIGEMSSPGQNVLHLVDLREMKVTLDIPSTDIRHYKSGADVTVTNDSGLSSTGTISFVSPVADEATGKYRVEVKIPNNDKAWRGGMMANISVPRQLQSGLIIPLQTVGINQSQHYVLLVENGVTVKRTVEVGQVIGEQIEVLSGLRPGETIVLNGIGSLVEGEKVAVKGE; this is encoded by the coding sequence ATGACGAAACTGGTTTTGACCGTAACACTGCTGACCATGACCGGTTGTTCTGCCGATGGTGCTGTCGGCAGTGAGCCAGCAGAAGAAAAAGCGAAAATCGTCGCAGGTTTGACAGTGACCAAACAAACCGAGGCGCCACCGATCATCAAGACTGGCATCGTGGAACCTGTCCGCGATCTGTATCTCTCCTTTGGAACAGGCGGGAAAGTGGTGGAGCTCCATGTGGAAAAGGGCAGCGAAGTAAACCAAGGGGACCTGTTGGCGGCGATTGACAGTTCAGCGTATCAGCAGGCGGCAGCGGCAGCCCAGGCGGCGATCCAGGAGGCCTCTGCCCGCCGCCATAAGACCCTGCAGGGAGCCGATGCAGAGGCAATTGCACAGCAACGACTCAGCTTGGAAGGGGCCAAGCAGCGCCTCGAGCAGGCCGACAAGGCATTTCAGCAGGCGGAGACCTTATATGAGGCAGGTGCGATTTCGGAGAGCGAACGGGATGCCGCTCGACACAGCCTGACACAAGCGGAACTTACCTGGCGAAACGAACAGCTGGCACTTGACCAATTGCTCCAAGGAGCAGAACAGGATGAGATCGTGTCCGCGGACGCTTCCCTGGCACAAGCGGCCAGCCAGGCGGCGCAAGCCCGGCAATCACTGCAGGATACCAGGTTGATCGCTCCGTTTGCCGGCACCGTAGTAGACGTTGCCAAGCAAATAGGCGAGATGTCTTCTCCAGGGCAAAACGTGCTTCATCTCGTTGACTTGCGGGAGATGAAGGTGACTCTGGACATCCCCAGCACAGATATCCGTCATTACAAGAGCGGCGCAGACGTCACGGTTACCAACGATAGTGGACTTTCCAGCACAGGAACCATCTCGTTTGTCTCTCCCGTCGCTGACGAAGCTACTGGGAAGTACCGCGTCGAAGTGAAGATTCCCAACAATGACAAAGCGTGGCGGGGCGGTATGATGGCGAACATTTCCGTACCGCGACAGCTGCAGAGCGGTTTGATCATCCCGCTGCAAACAGTTGGGATTAATCAGTCTCAGCATTATGTCCTGCTGGTAGAAAACGGCGTGACCGTGAAGCGGACAGTTGAGGTAGGCCAGGTCATCGGTGAGCAGATTGAGGTATTGTCCGGCCTGCGCCCCGGCGAGACGATCGTGCTCAATGGCATTGGTTCCTTGGTCGAGGGCGAAAAAGTGGCTGTAAAAGGAGAATAG
- a CDS encoding efflux RND transporter permease subunit, whose translation MEKWIHFFLRRKLLVYLVTVLILFAGFASLATFKVALMPKTNLPWIEVAASGGSLPPEEMEEKVTDPIEQELKGISGIKEYTSNTRTGSSRITVVAESGKASQVKQDVQNAVNRLRNVFPSEVDEVEVIQASFGEEFLMGLALSGSDLQTMYNLAETSIKEKIEAVPGVQKVEVYDSNVTNKVRITFQPDRLLAYRLTPQDAMEQLRAANWRQAVGKLENDGFNTVIELDQTFASIQQIGEVTIRSAEGAVPLRQLALIEDLRGYSDEALFTYNGDHFVTMNVFRTDESDVIQTQAQVQAVIDQINKEAAGNYQITSFVEAASFVKHAISNLSRDVLIGGALAVIILFFFLKNWRVTLVIATTIPLSVLMTFIAMKMGGYNIDLVTLISLSLSVGLMVDAAIVVLESIYQQRERGEPLFQAIQKGTAEVFTPVLASQLTIVVVFLPLVFVSLGGEELQQVFVTIAFTVTVAIISSTIAAFLFVPVYSDSFLKNDKNVNLEGDAKDRPSLIERWATGVLELSLRHRWKTILLAALLLGSVFLLAPYLKMGQISNINENYIRAELILPKGSSLDEAQKVALAADKTLQELHDVQDIYLEAYEERAVLNILILGKTKRELDKDAITLEINSRLKALNDLERVELGWGGGQSETPIALDVTGKDLNVMKQLTDQVEQMLLTIPGAQNPRSQFSSGEEKIILEPKQEIMERLQIDKQSLLSQLRGFLGEQTVATMTVNGVEVDVTARYPDDWMQHPEQFRQIMIQAPNGRQVPLLDIVDWKYSKSPTVLYHQDGTRVIRVTAELAGSDLGTVNRAIQEKLREIPVPAGYSINIAGDLKQQSENLLNGLLVFIGSIALIYLIMVAQFGRLSHPFIIMLTIPMAVVGVVVGLVLTGRELTEMAMVGVIMLIGIVVSNAILLIDRMNLLRERGYELKPAILEAARNRVRPILMTKLTAILGLLPLALAYAEGSDFEAPLATVIIFGLIFHTVVTLVLVPVLYSLFEGFFAWRKKLYEKMAAKRQNWSSRKAEQPEL comes from the coding sequence ATGGAAAAGTGGATTCATTTTTTTCTGCGTCGCAAACTGCTGGTCTATTTGGTTACCGTACTCATTCTCTTTGCCGGGTTTGCTTCGCTGGCCACCTTTAAGGTGGCATTGATGCCCAAAACCAATCTGCCCTGGATCGAGGTAGCCGCATCGGGAGGGTCGCTTCCCCCTGAAGAGATGGAGGAAAAAGTAACAGATCCGATCGAGCAGGAACTGAAGGGGATCTCCGGGATCAAAGAGTATACATCCAATACACGTACCGGTTCATCACGGATCACCGTGGTCGCGGAAAGCGGCAAAGCGTCACAAGTAAAACAAGACGTGCAAAATGCGGTGAATCGACTGCGCAACGTCTTCCCGTCTGAAGTGGATGAAGTAGAAGTGATTCAGGCGAGCTTTGGCGAGGAGTTTTTGATGGGATTGGCTCTCTCCGGCAGCGATTTGCAGACGATGTACAACCTGGCGGAAACATCGATCAAGGAGAAGATTGAAGCGGTACCGGGCGTACAGAAAGTAGAAGTATACGATTCAAACGTAACTAACAAGGTGCGCATCACGTTTCAACCGGATCGACTGCTTGCCTACCGCTTGACACCGCAGGATGCCATGGAGCAGCTGCGAGCGGCCAACTGGCGACAGGCTGTCGGCAAGTTGGAAAACGATGGGTTTAACACCGTGATCGAGTTGGATCAGACGTTTGCCTCCATCCAGCAGATCGGAGAGGTGACGATCCGTTCTGCCGAGGGAGCGGTGCCACTGCGTCAATTGGCTCTAATCGAAGACTTGCGTGGCTACAGTGATGAAGCGCTGTTTACCTACAATGGAGATCACTTCGTTACGATGAATGTTTTCCGCACGGACGAGAGTGACGTGATTCAGACACAGGCGCAAGTACAGGCCGTGATCGATCAGATCAATAAAGAGGCGGCGGGGAATTATCAGATCACTTCGTTTGTGGAGGCGGCCTCATTTGTCAAGCACGCGATCAGCAACCTGAGTCGTGACGTGCTGATCGGTGGTGCATTGGCGGTCATCATCCTGTTTTTCTTCCTCAAAAACTGGCGAGTGACATTGGTAATCGCAACCACTATCCCGCTTTCCGTATTGATGACCTTTATCGCGATGAAGATGGGCGGGTACAATATCGATCTGGTCACATTGATTTCGCTCAGTTTATCTGTAGGCTTAATGGTCGATGCCGCGATTGTCGTGCTGGAGAGTATCTATCAGCAGCGGGAGAGGGGGGAGCCGCTGTTCCAAGCGATCCAAAAAGGGACGGCAGAGGTGTTTACGCCTGTTTTGGCTTCCCAACTGACGATTGTCGTCGTCTTTTTGCCACTCGTGTTTGTCAGTTTGGGTGGAGAAGAGTTACAGCAGGTTTTTGTGACGATTGCGTTTACTGTAACCGTGGCGATCATTTCTTCTACCATCGCGGCCTTTTTGTTCGTTCCTGTCTATTCTGACAGTTTTCTCAAGAATGACAAAAACGTAAATCTGGAGGGTGATGCCAAGGACCGCCCTTCCCTGATCGAGCGGTGGGCTACAGGTGTATTGGAACTTTCCTTGCGTCATCGCTGGAAAACGATTCTACTGGCGGCCCTGCTGCTTGGCAGCGTCTTTTTGCTCGCTCCCTATCTGAAGATGGGCCAAATCTCCAACATCAACGAGAATTATATCCGGGCTGAGCTGATCCTGCCCAAAGGGAGCAGCCTGGATGAGGCGCAAAAGGTGGCGTTGGCCGCTGATAAAACCTTGCAAGAGCTGCACGACGTCCAGGATATCTATCTGGAAGCTTACGAAGAGCGAGCGGTTCTGAACATTTTGATCCTGGGAAAAACGAAACGGGAACTGGACAAAGATGCGATTACGCTGGAGATTAACAGCCGTCTGAAAGCGCTCAATGACCTGGAACGGGTGGAATTGGGATGGGGCGGCGGCCAATCCGAGACGCCGATCGCACTGGATGTGACCGGCAAGGATCTGAACGTCATGAAACAGCTGACAGACCAGGTGGAGCAGATGTTGCTAACGATTCCGGGAGCGCAAAATCCGCGAAGTCAGTTTAGCAGCGGGGAAGAAAAAATCATCCTGGAACCGAAACAGGAGATCATGGAGCGTCTGCAGATTGACAAGCAATCCCTGTTGAGCCAACTTCGCGGTTTCCTGGGTGAACAAACCGTTGCAACGATGACGGTAAATGGTGTCGAAGTTGATGTGACGGCGCGTTATCCGGACGATTGGATGCAGCACCCTGAGCAATTCCGCCAGATCATGATTCAAGCACCGAATGGCCGTCAGGTTCCACTGTTGGATATCGTCGACTGGAAGTACAGCAAATCACCGACCGTATTGTACCATCAAGACGGGACACGGGTGATTCGCGTGACAGCAGAATTGGCCGGAAGCGACCTGGGGACGGTAAACCGGGCGATCCAAGAGAAGCTGCGAGAGATCCCCGTACCAGCCGGATACAGCATCAATATTGCCGGTGATTTGAAACAGCAAAGCGAGAACCTGCTGAACGGACTGCTTGTTTTCATTGGCAGCATCGCCTTGATCTATCTGATCATGGTCGCGCAGTTTGGCCGATTGTCCCACCCGTTTATCATCATGTTGACCATCCCGATGGCAGTGGTTGGGGTTGTCGTTGGACTTGTTTTGACGGGGCGTGAACTGACTGAGATGGCGATGGTCGGCGTAATCATGCTGATCGGGATTGTCGTCTCCAATGCGATTCTGCTCATTGACCGGATGAATCTGCTCCGTGAGCGTGGTTACGAATTGAAACCGGCGATTTTGGAGGCGGCCCGCAATCGTGTCCGTCCGATCCTGATGACCAAGCTGACAGCGATATTGGGCCTTTTGCCGCTGGCACTTGCTTATGCGGAAGGTTCAGATTTTGAAGCACCGTTGGCAACGGTGATCATCTTCGGATTGATTTTTCACACGGTAGTCACACTGGTGCTCGTGCCGGTACTGTATTCACTGTTTGAGGGGTTTTTTGCCTGGCGAAAAAAGCTGTACGAAAAAATGGCGGCCAAACGTCAAAATTGGAGCAGCAGGAAGGCAGAACAACCTGAACTTTAA